The Acidobacteriaceae bacterium nucleotide sequence CCGAAGCTGACGGCTGAGCTGTGGAACGTGAACAACATCTACATCACCGAAAACGGCGCTTCCGCGCAGGACCACCCCAACCAGAACGGAGAGATTCTGGACGTCGACCGGATCATGTACCTCCGTAACTACCTCTCGCAGCTACAAAAAGCGATCGCCGAGGGTATCCCGGTGAAAGGCTACTTTGTCTGGAGCCTGATGGACAATTACGAGTGGAATGATGGCTACAACAAGCGTTTTGGGCTGGTTTATGTCGACTTTGCCACCCAGAAGCGCACGCTGAAGCTTTCGGCCAGGTTTTACAAATCGGTGATTCGAGAAAACCGGGTGATCTAGAGGCTTCACACGAAAGCGTGTCGAGGTATAATCAAGCTCATCGAAGGACAGTTGGCCGAGTGGCTGAAGGCGGCGGTTTGCTAAACCGTTATAGGACCAAAAGTTCTATCGGGGGTTCGAATCCCCCACTGTCCGCCAGATCAAAGTAGGCATCCAGCAAATGCCGAAGAAGCAAAGCAAAGTCCCCGCATACTGCGGGGACTTTGGCGTTTTAGTATGAAAAGTTCCGTCTAGAGAATGCACACGGATGCAGCGATTCGTAGAATTTTCTCCCTGAAGCCAGACTGGAGATTTCTCCGCAGAGACGTGTGAACTTCCGACAAGCCGACATATGAGGAGTAATCCCCACGCCTGTTATCAGAAAGCAGCGCTACGGAGATCTTTCTGAGCAGGACCCATCGCATCCCTGATGGTCTACTCAGCCGCTGCATCAATGCCAAAGACGGACGTTTTCAAAAGACTATTCGAAAGCGTCTTGAAACCTGGTAAGCCGGTCCCAAGCACCCGATTGAACAACACCGTAAGAAGGATTGGCTCCTCGTTCTGCCAGTTGCGTAATATCGGCGAAACTTGCCAACCTTCGCTAACAGCCCTATCAACATAGCTAATCAATGAGCCAGGTATCGTATTCAGAGCGTGGCGCTTCACAAAATCGCGGCGCTGTGACAAAGCGGCAGCATTCTTGACCACATTCGTGATCTCCCTTCGCACCTGTGGGATAGAAAAGTGCTCGAGCGCATGCAAAACTGCTTCCTCAGTTTTGGGACCTACTCGAACATCGGGGAGCCGGTAGCTATCCACCTCCTGCGCGACATGATCGAGAGCGTCATCGTAGGCAAGCATGCGCCACAGTTCCGCAACCGCTTGTTCATATTCTGGATCATCTTCGCGTGCATCGATAATCTCTCCCAGTAGCTTCATGACACTTGGGAATGACCGACCATTTGAATCACGAGCAAACTTCCAGTGAATGCGATGAGGGAAGTAGCTCCATCCGCCCTCTTTACCTAGCTCAATTGCCTGCGGAGGGGTCGTCTCCTCCATCCCAAGAATGCCTCGGTTGAACAGCCTTCCTAGCAGCGTCCCGGAAAGCGTTGAGGTGGTACACAAATTTAGGCCATCACTCTGTCGGAATCTTCCTTCCTCGCATGCTTCATCAGAAGCGAGCATGACGGCAAAAGCAATCACTGCATCGGCGTATTGGATATCGTCGTAACAAAAAGTTTGGTTCCGTTGGCTGGCATTGATGACAATTTCCCGAAGAGTAGAAAATCTCTGCCCCTCCTCCTGTGCCTGCTTCTCCAGACGCGCTCGATTCCTGGCCTGAAGGCACGATGTGCAGAGATGATCCCCGTAGACCTTAGCGGTGAACGTCGAACGAGACGAAAGCTCCTGCGGAGAATGGCAACCGTGACACCGAATGGAAGGATTCACAGCAATAGCCGCTAGTTTCACAAGTTTGGGGACGTCCTTCTTGGGAACCCCATGCAGCTCGGAGATGTCTTCAACAGAAGCACTCCATTTGAAGCGGCCATCCACCACGCCGCCGCTCCAATAATCGAGGGCGATCTGCCTATACTCCAGGTAGGCTTCTTCAAAGCATAGAAACGGATGTGCCATGAATTCCATAGGCTCCTGCATCCTATTTTAAGAGAACATCCCCGCTGGAAATCTGGGACTCTCTGTGGGTTTGGGCACAACCCCGATGCTTGGTGATGAGAGCCGGTCAACGCATTCACCGAAACGATTCCAGTACTGGCCTTGTACATCACTCCCCATAAACGCCGATTTCGTCAGTTGGCCAGTATCCGTCTCTGGTCTTCCCACTCGCTGGGTATCGTGAACAACTGCCGGCTGAGGAACAATGTTGACTGTAGTCGACCATCAATTATCTGTTCGATGATATCTGGAGCCAAGAACGCCAGAGGCAAGATCTTGCTGACATATCGCTCGTCATAGCTGTAGCTTGAGCAAGTGCTCGTTGATTGGGAACTTCGCCTTTCAGGATGAGCCTTAGCCACTCATGAGCGCGAGCCACAGCGTGAAGTAAGGGGGCGGTGTCGGCTCTATAGCCCCACATTCAGGTGATAGCACCAATCGGAGTGTGCCACCCTGGCGTTTCACATACGCTTTCGTCACTAGCTCGACCATCCGAGACTTCGCTAAGCTTTGATCTGGGATGCGCCCTCGGAGACGCTGCCGGAGGCTCGCACCGAAGCGATTGCCCTCCTCAAGCGCGAAAGTGATCGCAGCGCTGGCCGATGCGATGATCCTCAAGGGCATACCGGAGCATCTGAGATCGGACAACGGACCTGAGTTCATCGCGCATGATCTTCGCAAATGGCTTGCGGATACAGGAGCGAAGACGGCCTACATCGAACCCGGCTTCCCCTGGGAGAACGGCTACTGCAAGAGCTTCAACTCGAAGATGCGCGACGAGTTCCTGAATGGTGAGATCTTCTACTCGATGAAGGAACTCCGAGTGCTTGCTGAAGGCTGGCGCAGGCACGACAACACCGTCCGCCCACACTCCTCGCTGGGCTATCGCCCACCGGCACCAGAGGCATGGCTGGCATCGACCGCTCGGCAGGCGGAGGAGCCGCTCGCTTCGCTCACACTTCCTCCGCCTACCGTATCCTGCATCGATCCGATCTCGGAGATCGCTGCGCTACACTAACAATCCAACTGCTACAAAACATCGGTCAGGCCATTACAGCCGACATCACCCGACGCTGTTCCACAGAAAAACGCTTCTCCTTCTTCCAAAGCCTCCACCCTCGGAAGTTAGGTCTTGGTCTAAAACTAACATTCAGACTCGTTCAGAAATAACGTGGCCGATCAGCGATCAAAGAAAGGTTCACCTTAGCGTTTTCGGGACATACTGCGCCAGTCCCTTAGGTGAATCGGCATCTTGCGGCATGATGTGTCCGCCGGGAGCGAGGGGCACGGGCCCCAGCAAGAGCGGATCCTTCGTCTCATGCATCCATGCATCAAGGCGACGACGCAATCCCGGTAATTCGTCATGCACTCGAGACTCTCTACTTGCGATCAGATTGTTCTTTTCCTGAGGATCGAACGTAAGGTCGTAAAGTTCTTCGTGCGACACACTCGGCAAAGACTTCCAGCCACGCTCCATCCAGTACGTCTTGCTCAAGCTGTCATCGCAGTTCGGCGCCACAATGTTCTTGCGGTCATCGAAATGACGAATGTACTTCCACCGCTGTGTGCGCACCGAACGCTTCGGCTCGTACGCTGCGTGATACGTCACCTCCGCGAAGATGGCTTCATGAATCTCAGCCTTCGCGCCCTCAACAACCGGCAGAAAGGATGTACCCGTGTTCCAAGAGGCTCGCGGGATACCAAGATACTCACAAATTGTCGGAAAGACATCGACCTGCGAAAGCATCGCGTCGACCACCTTCGGCTCCGAGAACTGCGCAGGGCCTCGCATGATCAGTGAGACACCTGTGCCAGTATCACGCAAGCTGCACTTCATCTCGGGGAAGGCAATGCCGTGGTCGGTGGTGCTGATAATGAGAGTGTTCTCCAGAAGCCCAGCGCTCTCCAGCGCGTCGAGCACCTCCCCGACACCACGATCGAGGATGCGCGCGCTGGCATGAAAGCCAGCCATATCGCGGCGAACTTCCGGCACGTCCGGCAGAGGTGCAGGTGGCTGGATGAAGTCAGGATTGTCGACCGGCGCAGGATACTCACGATGCGTTTCAAAGAATCCAACATCGAGGAAGAATGGTTGCTGCGGGCGGCTCTTAATGTAGCCAGCGGCGGCAGGGGCGACATCCTTTGCGCTGCTCGTTGCGTGCTTAAGTATCTCGTCGTACCCAATCACCTTCGGATCTGCCGCGATGTGCTGCACCCCCGCGAGTACGGAGTGGTAGCCATGCTCGCGCAGCGTGTAGAGGATGTGCTGTCTGTAGTCATGCAAAGACCAGCCAAGGTGAGCAAGGCCGAGCATACCGGAGGCATGAGAGGGCTGCCCCGTGAGCAACGCCGCACGACTCGGCGAGCACGTCGGGCATGCGCTATGCATATTGCGGAACAGAACGCCCTCTCGCGCCAGACGATGAATGTTCGGCGTTGGCACGTTATGCCCGTAAGGCCGCAGATAGCGTCCTGAATCATGCGAATGCAAATAGACGATGTTGTACTTCCCTGCTGCCGCAGGCGATTGCGCGGATGCTTTGCGACCAAGCACGTTTGCAATCACCGCGGCAGCGGCCGATGCCTTCACAAACTGGCGACGTGAACTTCCGTTGGACTCCATGTCTCTCCTTAAAACTCGAGCTTCAGCGCCACCTGCAGCACGCGTGGCGAAGATGTTGAACTGATCACGCCGGCAGTAGCCGTACCGATCGTGGCCGCAGGGTTCGCAAAGTTGGCACGATTGAGGGTATTGAAAGCTTCGCCGCGAAGATCTGCGCTGAAGCGATCGGAGATGATGAAGCGACGCTCGACCGTCATGTCTACATCGAAATATCCGGGGCCAGTGAGGATGCCCGTGCCGGAGTTTCCGAAGGTGTACGCTGCAGGAGCCACAAAGGCGCTTGTATCGAAGTAATGCGTCAGAGTCTTGCCGGTGCTTAGCTTGCCCGAGGCAATGCGGTTCGGGCGCTGCGTGCCGCCGCCTGACGAGTTCGATACATTGCTACCGTAGAAGACCGTGAACGGCGAGCCAGAGTGTAGCGACCAGATGCTGCTGAGATTCCACGGTCCAACAATGTACGACAGCGGACCATGCGAAAGGAACTGACGACCGCGGCCGAAGGGCAGTTCGTAAACCTCGTTGATCACAAGGGTGTGACGATAATCATCCGGCGTCGGGCCATAGTTGCAACGCAGGCACTGTGCATCCTGAATGTCAGAGTTACCGCTGCCATTCGGGTTACCCACGTCCGAGAGATACTTTGCGTAGGTGTACGAAGCGCCGAAGTTCAGACCACGCGAAGTACGCTTCTCAAGGTGAACCTGCAGGCTGTTGTAGTTCGCGTCGCCACCGGCAGTACGATAGCCCACGTTCACTAGATTCGGATTGATGCTGTAGTACGGACGCAGCGTGTTCACGTTCGTCGCAGCGCCAGGGCGTGACTGATTGATGTTGAGGCTATTGATGAGCAAGTGCTCTGAACGAGTGCCCACATATGCCACATCAGCATAGATATCCGAACGCAACTCACGCTGCACGCCAAGGCTGTACTGGATGACGCCGGTCTGGCGCGTGTTCACATCCCACGCAGTCGGGCTACCGGTTGAGATCGCAGCGGTGTTGGTCGGATCCGGCTGAACCGGGGTCGTGAAGCCGTTACTCAATAACGTGACCGGCGCGGCCGTGGAGCTTGTCGTGATGGTCTGCGCAAAGTAATACGGCAGGTTCTTATAAAGCTGAGCACCACCGGCAAGCGTATCAACGTAGGAAATTCCGAAGCCAGAACGAATCACGGTCTTCTTATTCTTATCGAGGCTGTACGAGAGACCAACGCGCGGCGAGAACGTATTGAAATCAAAGTTGCGCAGACGGCGACTGTTGCCATTGAGCCCGGCAACCTTCATCGTGCCTGATGCCAGATCGAAGTTTGCCCAGTGGTTGTGAACCTCATACGGAGGCGCACTGATCTCGTAGCGAGCTCCATACTCCAATGTGAGGCGGTCAGAAACGCGCCATGTGTCCTGAATGTACGGGGCAAGCTGGAAGGTTCGCATGCCAAACTCGCCAGTGAGAATGTTCCGACTGGCTGCGTCCGTTGCGCCGAGCGCAAAGTCCGCCAGTGCCGAAGCCGCACCCGTTGTACCGATCTGGCGTGTGAACTGACCATTGAAGTCATATGTGCCGCGCACCGGGAACGCCGAGAAGCCGTTGAAGCGATGACGAAGGAAGAGTATGCCAGCCTTCACCGTATGGCGCCCCGAGGTGTGGATCACATCGCCGTCGTACTGGAAGGTTGTGATGAAGCTGTTCTCCGGATACGAGGAGCTATCGCCCAGCGTCGAGAGCCCTAAGATCGTGAAGCCGGGCAACCCGCCCGCGAGCGAGTTGTAGTTAATGCCCGGAATCCCGATCGCTGTTGCGGCAGCATACGGTTGGCCAAGCGGAGTGACCTCTGCGCGCCAACGCACGATCGCAGCATGAGCCTCGAGCAGTGTCTTCGGCGTGAAGATGTGGGAGTAACCAAGCGTAGCCGATTGCGTGCGAACCGGAGTATCGGTACCGTTGCCGCCTGTGGCGACATACGGACCAATGCTCGCGGCAGCACTTGCAAGGGTGCGCACAGTGCCGGGCGCTATCTGCTCCGTCTGGTCAAAAGAGTACTTGCCGAAGATGCGATCGCCATTGTGGAAGTTCTGATCGATGCGCACATCAAACTGATTATCCTTCAACGTCGTTGCGGGTGTGATGGTGTAGTTGTTCGTCGCGCTGCTCGTCGTATTCGCAGGCAGGCTGTTGATGAGGTTGATGGCTGCAGGGTCCAAGGAACTCGTGATGATATTGCTCGCATAGGCCGCACGCGTTGTCACGCCGCCTGTAGTCGTCGTTGAGAACGGGTTATAGAGCTGCGTACCTAGCGCGGAAAAGTTACCTGTACGCACCATGTTGCGTTGAACGTCCGTCGGCAGTGTCGACGTATAAGTATTCGGCACGGACTGACGAATTCCCTGATAGTCCACAAAGAAAAATGTCTTGTCCGAAACGATGGGGCCACCGAAAGTTCCGCCGAAAACGTTACGGTGATACGCCGCGCGAGCAATGTTGCTCTGCTTCGCAAAGTAGCTATTTGCATTCATCACGTTATTGCGCAGAAACTCCCATGCGCTGCCGTGGAAGCGATTGCTACCAGACTTTGTGGTGACCGTTGTGATCGCGCCTGCAGCTTCACCGAATTCTGCATTGAAGTTGCTGGTCATCACGCGATACTCCTGAATCGAGTCCACGATGGGCACAAGCACAAGCGTGTTCAACCACTGGTTGCGGTCGTAGATACCGTCGATCAAGTAGGAGTTCGCCGCCGCAATCGCACCGTTAACGCTGTAGTTTGCGCCACCACGAATGGAGTATGCGCTTGCCCCCTCAGCGAGGTTTAAAGCCGAGCCAGTATGTGCACCGGGCGTCAGCAGTACAAGGTCCGTAAAGTTGCGCGTGGCTAGAGGAAGCGCTACCATCTGCTTCGAATCAACAAGCGATGAAACAACACCGCTCTGCGTCTGCAGCAACGATGCAGCCTCAGATACATTGACCGTTTCTGTGGCGCTACCTACAACGAGCTTGAGGTCAACATTCAGCGTGGATGCGCTGGAGAGCGTGAGATCACTGCGGTCAAGCTTCTGGAAGCCAGCTTTCTCTACCGTGATGATGTACGAACCAGCAGGCAGTGAAGCCGCAGTGTATTGACCTACAGAGTTTGTCGTCACGATACGGTGCAGATCCGTCGAGGTATTGACCAACGTGACATTCGCGCCGGGAACTGCAGCACCTGAAGCGTCAGCAACGACGCCGACGATTGATCCAGTTTGCTGCGCCAGTAGAGGCACAGAAACGAAGATGAAAAGCAGGAAGAAACGAATAAAACGCGACAAGATACAGCCTCCAAAAGATGCAGGAATTAGGCGATCGCACCTGAGTACGTCGTCTTTTATGAAATTGAGTGGGATTTACAGCGAAGGGTTATGCCAAGCAAACAGCACAGCCTTCAAGCGATCGGCCGCTGGACGACATCGCGGATCCACCGCGAGGTTCCGCAACTCCATCGGGTCCGCCTTCAAGTCGTAGAGTTCATCGCGATCATTCAATCGATAGATGTACTTCATGTAGCCTTCGCGCACCATGTATTTTGCGCGTGGCTTACCGAGTTCATACTCCGCAAAGACCGGCCCAGCCTCGAACGTGCTCTCAGGCTTTTTTACCAAGGTGGCAAAGCTCACACCGTCATTTGGCTGCACCAGCTTCACGCCAGCGAGGGACGTTAGCGTTGCGGAGAGTGATACCTGGCTGAGTGGCACATGCGCTACCCCAGCATCGCCACCCGGAACATGGATGAGCAACGGAACACCGCAGGATCCTTCATAGAATTCGAATTTCTGCCACAGGCCGAGGTCACCAAGCATCTCACCGTGATCTGAGGTGTAGCAGATGATCGTATCGCGGTCGTGACCTGTGTCCTTCAGCGCTTGCATCACCTGGCCAAGCGCATCGTCCATCTGAGCGAGGTTCGCGTAGTAGAACGCGATATGCCTCTTCGCCTGCTCAGGATCTCGCACCTCGGGCGTTGGGTTGTTGTACTGAATCCCCTTCACCACCTCGCGCGGAAGCGTACTCAAATCAGCCTTGCCCCAGCTCGCGGGCAGGTGCATGTCTTCAGGCCTGAACATATCTGCAAAACGCTGCGCGGGCATGAAGGGATCGTGCGGCTTGAGGAAGGATGTAATGAGGAAGAACGGGCCGCCCTCCTCACGATGCTGATGCAAGAAGCGAACAGATTCGCGCGCCACAAACGAGTCGAACTGATCCTGCTCTGGAATCTTGGAGACACGCCCGTTGTGCACGAAGCCTTCACGATCATCCTTCTCGCGAACACCCTTCCAAGGATCGCCTTCGTCCTTCCAGAGAGAATCAATCTCAGGCAAGCCTGATCCCGAGTTCGGAATCGCCAACTCATCGGCATAGAGCTTCACCTTCGGCCCTAAGTATTGCAACCAGTCATTGAACTCAAGGCGATAGTCGAAACCATGTGTCTGCGCATCAACCCAGTGCATCTTGCCGATGAGAGCTGTCGTGTATCCCGCAGCTCCAAAGTGGTGCGCCATGGTCTTATGATTCGACGAAAAACCATGAGCGTTGTCCTGCGCCTCGTGATGATGACTGTAGAGGCCTGTCAGAATCGAGGCACGCGACGGTGTGCAGACGGGATTCGTGCAGTAAACGTCCGTGAAGCGCACACTTCGTTCAGCCAACGCATCAAGGTGCGGCGTCTTCGCGACGTTGTCGCCATAGGCGCCCATGCAACTACGCTTGTGCTGATCGGACATCAGCAGCAAAACGTTAGGGCGCTTTTCAGCGCTTGCCCAATCCAGCTGTGGGAAGGAAGTTGTAATCGCGGCAAGAATACTTGCCTTCAGAAGGTCGCGTCTGTCCATGGTCTTGCCCTGAACACCCACTAAGGAAGCGATCTCAAACGCTTTAACCTAATGGTGCTCGGATTGTTGTGCTGTGCAATCAACGCACGCACGCGCGCGTCCTCAACGTCAGAGAGACGGAGTGCAACAACAGCTACAACAATTCTGGCAAAGGAAAACCATCTGCCCTAAGTATGGCACAGATGTGCGCTCAGCATCGCCTTACGATGCTGAGCGGGATCCAGAACGCCCTTGGAGTGGATCAAGTACAGTACATTCGCGATACCTCCCTACGAGAGATGGGAGACCTCGGCGAGTAATCCCGACGAGGCTCCTCGGTTAGAAGGCAAGATGCAGCGCGAACTGCAAGACTCGAGATTGATTATCTCCAGCCTGCAGCGCAGAGATCGTACCGAACGCGCTGTTGCCGAAGGTTGTATTTGGGTTTGCAAGGTTTGCATGGTTCAGCACGTTGAGCGCCTCCGCACGAAACTGAAGCTTCGTGCTCTTCACAAGCGCAAACTCCTTCAACAGAGACGCATCGAGCAGTGTCGTTCCTGGACCACTGCCGAAGCTGCGCGGAGCGTTGCCAAAGGTGTAGTTCGCGTTAGCCGTAAAAGCCGCAGTGTTGAACCATTTGCTGATTTTGTCATTGCGCGATCGCGAGGCCGCAACAGCGTTTGGATCACTCGTCAGGTTCGGCCTCACAGCACCGGAGTACGTACCCGTGTTGTTTGTCGCGTCATACACTTCGAGAGGTGAGCCCGAGTGAATTTCGAAGATGCCGCCCAGTGTCCAGCCGCCGACGACTTCATCCAGCCAACGAGAGTTGACGTTCACGAGCTTGCCTCGACCGAACGGAAGGTTATAGAGCGCGTTCGCGATCAGACGATTCCTGACATCGTTCGCGGAGAGTCCACGCCACGCCGCAGGATGGTAGTAGTCAGTAATTGTTCCACTCGTTTGGCCAACGTTGCTACGAGCATCCACATTGTCGATGTACTTCGACCATGTGTAGTTCGCACCAAATTGCAAGCCAGACTTCGCCCTACGCTGAATCCCGATGTTGAGGCCGTTATAGCTTGAGGCACCGTAATCCTTTGCGAGGATGCTCACGTTGTTGAACTGCGGAAAGGGACGCAACGTTTGCTTATTGCTCGTCGTCGCAAGGAGCACCATCTTGTCGGGAGCAACCTGGTTGGTGTTGATCGAACTCGTCGCGGAGAGATGGTGACCGAAGGATCCCAGATAGCCCACCTCAACAAGCAGCGTCGGTGTGATCTGACGCTGCACGTTGAGGTTGCTCTGATAGATGTAGCCGGTGATGCGGTTCCTGTTGAAGTAATCCGGCGCCTGTGTCGGCTGACTGCCGACCGTCACCGCTCCGAAGGACGAGTTGAGCTGCAAATCAGTGGGCACTGACGCCTTGCCTGTGCCATCCGTTGCGTTGTTCTTGAGCAGAAAGGCAGGAGTACCGCTCACGGTATCCGTCGAGGTCAAGGAGATCGATTTGGAGAAGCCCGTGTACGCCACGATCGGCGTCGCCTGATCGTATTCACCGGGGTAAAGGATCGCGCCACCACCACGCACCACGGTGTTGTCGTCTACCTTGTACGAGAAGCCGAGGCGTGGACCAACATTGTTCAGATCCCACTGATGTGCGTAGCGAGTCAGTCCATTGCGTCCTGAGAACGTGATGACACCAGGCGTTCCTGACACGGGATTCAGCGTTGTTGGATCAAACGAGTTCTGACGATTTTGATCCTCCCAACGTGGCGTGTCCACGTCATAGCGAACGCCAAGATTCAGCACGAGACGAGGTGTGATTCTCCAGTCATCCTGAAAGAACGCAGCCCAACCATAGGCCGTAGTGTTCAATCGCAGCGTGTCATTTAGCGTGCCGCTATTCACGCGCCCCATCAGCAGATTGGCAAGACTGCCCAACGCCGTAGACGAGCTCACACCAAGATTTGTGAAGCCGAAGGCGCCGCCTGCTGAAGGACGATACACGTCCGAATTCTTCGAGGTGCGCCACTCCACACCAGCCTTGAACTGATGCTTGCCGCGCACAAATGTCACGTGATCGGTGTATTCGTCGCTGAGGATCGGCACCTGTAGGCGCTCTTGTTGAGAGTAGCCAAGTGTCGCCAATCCAGAAAGAGTAACCGTTGGGAAGAAGGAAGCGTCCGTTCCCTTCAATCCCACTTGATCAGCCAGTGCTGTGTTCGCCCCCAGCGAATAAGCCAAGGCCTTGCGCTGCGTGAACGTGACGCGCAGTTCGTTGATCACCGAAGGGCTGAAGTTATGGATCCAGGTAGCGAGCTCGTTGTAGTAGTAGTTGTCGCTCCGATTGCCATAAGAGTCCGTTCCAGGCGTCGGAAAGATGGCAGTTGTGTTCGAGGTATCTACCTGCGCGAGAAAGTGTCCATACAGACGATCGTTAGGTCCAATAATGTGGTCGATACGACCGGTGTAGGCATTGACGATCGCGGTCGTCGGATCATTCACGCGGTAGTTGTTCGTGTTCGCAGCCGCACCACTCACGTTTGGGTTCGGAAAGAACGCGGCCAACTTCACACCTACGGGATCCAGAACGCTCGATGGCAGCTTGTTCAACGTGCCGTCATCACCCACCGCCTGCAATCCAGTGTAGGGGTTCGTCACTACTGTGCTGAACGCCGAGAAATCGCCAGCACGTTCCGCAGCCGTTGGCACGTTCGCCGTCACCGTGGTCGACTTCGTCGAACGACGACCTTCATAGGTGAAAAAGAAGTGCGTTCGATCACGGATGATCGGACCACTAAAGCTCGCGCCGAAGAGGTTATAACGAAGGCGCGGCTTGGTCGTCGCAAAGTATGGAGTCGCTTGAATTGCATCGTTGCGAATGTACTCGTACGCCGAACCGTGGAAATGATTGGTTCCGGAGCGAGTCGTCATCTGCAGCACACCACCGCCGCTGCGACCGAGCTCGGCTTCATAGTTGCTGAGCGCGAGATTGAACTCCTGCAATGCCTCGATAGGAGGATCGAAGGAAAGCGTCGGAACACCTTGCAACAGATTTTGCGCGGTTCCACCGTCAATGAGATAGTTGGCGTTGCCGCCGCGACCGCCAGCAATGGAGAACGTTGCGCTACTACCACTGTTGCTACCAACGACGAATCCGCTCAAGCGTTGCAGTTGCGATGCTCGCCTATCCAACAGCGGCATATCCACGACGGTCTCGTTCTCGATGACCTTGCTAATGGTTGAGCTCTCGGTTTGCACGAGCGGAGTCTCAGCAGACACATCAATCGTCTGGTTCACAGCGCCTGCATGCAGAACGATATCCGCCACCGACGCGTTGCCCGTGAGAACAATCACTCCGCGCGTAATCTTCGTCTCAAATCCATCATGTTCCACCTTCACGTCATAATGGCCGGGAACAAGAAGCGGAAAGACGTAGTGGCCATCCGGCTTTGACTGCGATGTTTGCACCGCGCCGGTTTCAACCTGCTTGATAGTAACCTTCGCGTTGGCGACAACAGCGTTTTGTTCGTCCGCGATCACCCCTGAGAT carries:
- a CDS encoding carboxypeptidase-like regulatory domain-containing protein is translated as MSRFIRFFLLFIFVSVPLLAQQTGSIVGVVADASGAAVPGANVTLVNTSTDLHRIVTTNSVGQYTAASLPAGSYIITVEKAGFQKLDRSDLTLSSASTLNVDLKLVVGSATETVNVSEAASLLQTQSGVVSSLVDSKQMVALPLATRNFTDLVLLTPGAHTGSALNLAEGASAYSIRGGANYSVNGAIAAANSYLIDGIYDRNQWLNTLVLVPIVDSIQEYRVMTSNFNAEFGEAAGAITTVTTKSGSNRFHGSAWEFLRNNVMNANSYFAKQSNIARAAYHRNVFGGTFGGPIVSDKTFFFVDYQGIRQSVPNTYTSTLPTDVQRNMVRTGNFSALGTQLYNPFSTTTTGGVTTRAAYASNIITSSLDPAAINLINSLPANTTSSATNNYTITPATTLKDNQFDVRIDQNFHNGDRIFGKYSFDQTEQIAPGTVRTLASAAASIGPYVATGGNGTDTPVRTQSATLGYSHIFTPKTLLEAHAAIVRWRAEVTPLGQPYAAATAIGIPGINYNSLAGGLPGFTILGLSTLGDSSSYPENSFITTFQYDGDVIHTSGRHTVKAGILFLRHRFNGFSAFPVRGTYDFNGQFTRQIGTTGAASALADFALGATDAASRNILTGEFGMRTFQLAPYIQDTWRVSDRLTLEYGARYEISAPPYEVHNHWANFDLASGTMKVAGLNGNSRRLRNFDFNTFSPRVGLSYSLDKNKKTVIRSGFGISYVDTLAGGAQLYKNLPYYFAQTITTSSTAAPVTLLSNGFTTPVQPDPTNTAAISTGSPTAWDVNTRQTGVIQYSLGVQRELRSDIYADVAYVGTRSEHLLINSLNINQSRPGAATNVNTLRPYYSINPNLVNVGYRTAGGDANYNSLQVHLEKRTSRGLNFGASYTYAKYLSDVGNPNGSGNSDIQDAQCLRCNYGPTPDDYRHTLVINEVYELPFGRGRQFLSHGPLSYIVGPWNLSSIWSLHSGSPFTVFYGSNVSNSSGGGTQRPNRIASGKLSTGKTLTHYFDTSAFVAPAAYTFGNSGTGILTGPGYFDVDMTVERRFIISDRFSADLRGEAFNTLNRANFANPAATIGTATAGVISSTSSPRVLQVALKLEF
- a CDS encoding sulfatase-like hydrolase/transferase, whose product is MDRRDLLKASILAAITTSFPQLDWASAEKRPNVLLLMSDQHKRSCMGAYGDNVAKTPHLDALAERSVRFTDVYCTNPVCTPSRASILTGLYSHHHEAQDNAHGFSSNHKTMAHHFGAAGYTTALIGKMHWVDAQTHGFDYRLEFNDWLQYLGPKVKLYADELAIPNSGSGLPEIDSLWKDEGDPWKGVREKDDREGFVHNGRVSKIPEQDQFDSFVARESVRFLHQHREEGGPFFLITSFLKPHDPFMPAQRFADMFRPEDMHLPASWGKADLSTLPREVVKGIQYNNPTPEVRDPEQAKRHIAFYYANLAQMDDALGQVMQALKDTGHDRDTIICYTSDHGEMLGDLGLWQKFEFYEGSCGVPLLIHVPGGDAGVAHVPLSQVSLSATLTSLAGVKLVQPNDGVSFATLVKKPESTFEAGPVFAEYELGKPRAKYMVREGYMKYIYRLNDRDELYDLKADPMELRNLAVDPRCRPAADRLKAVLFAWHNPSL
- a CDS encoding sulfatase; the encoded protein is MESNGSSRRQFVKASAAAAVIANVLGRKASAQSPAAAGKYNIVYLHSHDSGRYLRPYGHNVPTPNIHRLAREGVLFRNMHSACPTCSPSRAALLTGQPSHASGMLGLAHLGWSLHDYRQHILYTLREHGYHSVLAGVQHIAADPKVIGYDEILKHATSSAKDVAPAAAGYIKSRPQQPFFLDVGFFETHREYPAPVDNPDFIQPPAPLPDVPEVRRDMAGFHASARILDRGVGEVLDALESAGLLENTLIISTTDHGIAFPEMKCSLRDTGTGVSLIMRGPAQFSEPKVVDAMLSQVDVFPTICEYLGIPRASWNTGTSFLPVVEGAKAEIHEAIFAEVTYHAAYEPKRSVRTQRWKYIRHFDDRKNIVAPNCDDSLSKTYWMERGWKSLPSVSHEELYDLTFDPQEKNNLIASRESRVHDELPGLRRRLDAWMHETKDPLLLGPVPLAPGGHIMPQDADSPKGLAQYVPKTLR